In Triticum aestivum cultivar Chinese Spring chromosome 5B, IWGSC CS RefSeq v2.1, whole genome shotgun sequence, the following proteins share a genomic window:
- the LOC123115807 gene encoding uncharacterized protein, with translation MAAPSPPTPGTGRLPTMADIMAASRAQGLRMRLSTLGPLFRVTATRVGGDGDVELGRAEGAVRPWPGGSVLHLDSMRMSRATLEVPDRPLFGLGIFLGAVTVRHGFDAGCVRAQLLAINDTPLYHNKLVKFYTRMGFKAVHEVDGSSMMDLAHMLVWGGKGTRMDADIEQLLMKWSRRFGSQD, from the exons ATGGCCGCTCCGTCCCCGCCCACACCAGGCACGGGCAGACTGCCGACGATGGCGGACATCATGGCCGCGTCGCGCGCGCAGGGCCTACGCATGCGCTTGAGCACGCTTGGTCCTCTCTTCCGCGTCACGGCGACccgcgtcggcggcgacggcgacgtggAGCTGGGCCGCGCCGAGGGCGCCGTCCGGCCTTGGCCCGGGGGCTCCGTGCTGCACCTCGACTCCATGCGGATGTCGCGGGCCACGCTCGAGGTCCCCGACCGGCCGCTGTTCGGCCTCGGCATCTTCCTTGGCGCCGTCACCGTGCGCCATGGCTTCGACGCTGGCTGCGTGCGCGCCCAGCTGCTAGCCATCAACGATACGCCGCTCTATCACAACAAG CTTGTTAAGTTCTATACGAGGATGGGTTTCAAAGCAGTGCATGAGGTAGATGGATCATCAATGATGGATCTTGCTCATATGTTAGTGTGGGGAGGTAAAGGAACAAGAATGGATGCTGATATAGAACAGCTCCTCATGAAGTGGAGCAGAAGATTCGGATCTCAAGACTGA